One Mycolicibacterium sp. ND9-15 genomic window, TGCCCTGCTTGCTCGGGCTGCCGCTGATGGTCACTGCGATGACGATGATCGCGATGATTCCGAGCAACCCGCCGACGAACGGAATGATCGGAAGCAACGTCCACGAGTTGCGAATGGCGGCCTGCGCGACCGTCGGCTTGGGCGCGCCTCCGGGGCCGCGGACGCGCAGACCGAGCAACTTCTTGCCTGGCGTCGATCCCAGGCCGGCCTCGAGCGCGAGGAAGTAGACGAACATCAGGCCGCCGGTGAAAAAGCCGGTGACCATGATGTTGGAGGCGGAGTCGGTGGCGAAGGCCAGCAGCCAACTCACGATTGCGACGAGGATGCCGTCGATGAACCGGGCGAGCCAGCGTAGAAGCAGGCCGCCCGGCTGTCCGCCGCTGGGATACCCGCCGTATTGTCCGCCGCCGCTGGGATACCCGCCGTATTGTCCGCCGCCGCTGGGGTACTGGCCGTACGGCCCGGGCTCTGGTCCGAGATCTCCGCTAGTCATCCGAGTAAATGTACCGGTGACCGCGCTGTTCAGGAGCGCTTTGGTTTGCGCCGCTGCCGATCCTCAGCGCAACTTGCGCTGTTGGCGCTTGGCTTGTTTGCGTGCCTGCTCGGCCTGCTTCCGTGCCGCCTCGGCCAGATCGGTCGCGCGACTGCGCGCTGTCT contains:
- a CDS encoding RDD family protein is translated as MTSGDLGPEPGPYGQYPSGGGQYGGYPSGGGQYGGYPSGGQPGGLLLRWLARFIDGILVAIVSWLLAFATDSASNIMVTGFFTGGLMFVYFLALEAGLGSTPGKKLLGLRVRGPGGAPKPTVAQAAIRNSWTLLPIIPFVGGLLGIIAIIVIAVTISGSPSKQGKHDELAGGTQVVKG